Proteins co-encoded in one Pseudorhizobium banfieldiae genomic window:
- a CDS encoding solute carrier family 23 protein produces MGESGGYFPRWRLKSEGRILPDERLPAGQTMVLGLQHVVAMFGSTVLAPILMGFDPNVSILFSGISTLIFFIAVGGRVPSYLGSSFAFIGPVLVATAATAGAPNPNIALALGGIIVAGALYALIGVIVMAAGHRWIERLMPPVLTGAIVAAIGLVLAPIAIASASGTGPDSPDGSQLSRWVAILTVAAVGLIAVYAPGMTRRLPILIGGALAYILYLVLANGFGMGTPVDFSGVAAAAWFGLPSFTTPVFSVPAITLIAPVVVILVAENLGHIKAIGAMTDRNLDPYLGRAFIGDGVATMISGSFGGTGMTTYAENMGVMAVTRIFSTLVFLVAAAIAILLGFSPKFGALIQTIPGPVLGGLSIVVFGLIAATAGRIWVENRVDFAEPRNLITVGVALVLGAGNFKLEVAGFTLDGIGTATIGAIALYHALGWAKPGKA; encoded by the coding sequence ATGGGCGAAAGTGGCGGTTATTTTCCGCGGTGGCGGCTGAAGTCGGAGGGGCGCATCCTGCCTGACGAGCGGCTTCCTGCCGGGCAGACCATGGTGCTCGGCCTGCAGCATGTCGTCGCCATGTTCGGCTCGACGGTGCTCGCGCCGATCCTGATGGGCTTCGACCCGAACGTCTCGATACTGTTTTCCGGCATCTCGACGTTGATCTTCTTCATTGCCGTCGGCGGGCGGGTACCGAGCTATCTCGGCTCCTCCTTCGCCTTCATCGGTCCGGTCCTGGTCGCGACCGCAGCGACTGCCGGAGCGCCCAATCCGAACATCGCCCTGGCGCTCGGCGGCATCATCGTCGCAGGCGCGCTCTACGCGCTGATCGGCGTGATCGTCATGGCGGCCGGCCACCGCTGGATCGAGCGGCTGATGCCGCCGGTGCTGACAGGTGCCATCGTCGCCGCCATCGGCCTCGTGCTCGCGCCGATCGCGATCGCCAGCGCCTCGGGAACCGGTCCTGACAGCCCGGACGGCAGCCAGTTGTCGCGCTGGGTGGCGATCCTGACGGTCGCTGCGGTCGGGCTGATCGCGGTCTATGCCCCCGGCATGACCCGCCGCCTGCCGATCCTCATCGGCGGAGCCTTGGCCTACATCCTCTATCTCGTTCTCGCCAACGGCTTCGGCATGGGTACGCCGGTGGACTTTTCCGGCGTCGCGGCGGCCGCCTGGTTTGGCCTGCCGAGCTTCACGACACCGGTCTTCTCGGTTCCGGCGATCACGCTGATTGCGCCCGTCGTCGTCATCCTGGTGGCGGAAAACCTCGGACACATCAAGGCGATCGGCGCGATGACCGACCGCAACCTCGATCCCTATCTCGGCCGCGCCTTCATCGGCGACGGCGTCGCCACGATGATTTCTGGCTCCTTCGGCGGCACGGGCATGACGACCTATGCCGAGAACATGGGCGTGATGGCGGTGACGCGCATCTTCTCCACGCTCGTCTTCCTCGTCGCGGCCGCGATTGCCATCCTGCTCGGCTTCTCGCCGAAGTTCGGGGCGCTGATCCAGACGATCCCCGGCCCGGTGCTCGGCGGATTGTCGATCGTGGTCTTCGGCCTGATCGCCGCAACGGCGGGGCGCATCTGGGTCGAGAACAGGGTGGATTTCGCCGAGCCGCGCAACCTCATCACCGTTGGCGTGGCTCTGGTGCTCGGCGCCGGCAACTTCAAGCTCGAGGTCGCCGGCTTCACGCTCGACGGCATCGGCACGGCGACCATCGGCGCAATCGCGCTTTACCATGCGCTCGGCTGGGCGAAGCCGGGCAAGGCGTAA
- a CDS encoding dihydrodipicolinate synthase family protein, which produces MTPPLPLFTGLSAFPLTPADVDGHVDTDALQRLVQRIVGSGARSIGLLGSTGTYMYLSRAERRRATEAAIEAVGGRLPVIVGVGALRTDEAVAHACDAAAAGADALLLAPVSYTPLTQEEAFQHYQAVAGATDLPLCIYNNPSTTHFSFSQDLVGRLAALPTIQAVKMPLPGNGDFSGEIARLRRIVSPDFAIGYSGDWGAAEALLAGADAFYSVAGGLFPRAMAALTSAAMAGDESRAARLDTMFSPLWDLFKAYGSLRVMYTAANLMGLSSALPPRPLLPLGSEINAKVEAAIAPLREA; this is translated from the coding sequence ATGACCCCGCCCCTGCCGCTCTTCACCGGCCTCTCCGCCTTTCCGCTCACGCCCGCTGACGTGGACGGCCATGTGGATACCGATGCCCTGCAGCGGCTCGTCCAGCGCATTGTCGGCAGCGGGGCACGTTCGATCGGGCTGCTCGGCAGCACCGGCACCTACATGTATCTCTCGCGAGCTGAGCGGCGTCGCGCGACGGAGGCCGCGATCGAAGCCGTCGGAGGCCGGCTGCCGGTGATCGTCGGCGTGGGGGCGCTACGCACCGACGAGGCGGTCGCACATGCCTGCGATGCGGCGGCGGCAGGTGCCGATGCGCTTCTGCTTGCACCCGTTTCCTATACCCCGCTCACGCAGGAGGAGGCGTTCCAGCATTATCAGGCCGTTGCCGGGGCGACGGACCTGCCGCTTTGTATCTACAACAATCCCTCGACCACCCATTTCAGCTTCAGCCAGGACCTCGTCGGCCGGCTCGCCGCACTGCCCACCATCCAGGCCGTGAAGATGCCGCTGCCCGGTAACGGCGATTTCTCCGGCGAAATCGCCCGGCTGCGCCGCATCGTGTCCCCGGATTTCGCGATCGGCTACAGCGGCGACTGGGGAGCGGCAGAGGCCCTGCTTGCGGGGGCCGACGCCTTCTACAGCGTCGCGGGCGGGCTCTTCCCTCGGGCCATGGCCGCTCTGACCAGCGCCGCGATGGCCGGAGACGAGAGCCGGGCGGCCCGCCTGGACACGATGTTCTCGCCACTCTGGGACCTGTTCAAGGCGTATGGCAGCCTGCGGGTCATGTATACCGCTGCGAACCTCATGGGCCTGTCCTCGGCCCTGCCCCCTCGGCCTCTCCTGCCGCTCGGCTCCGAGATCAACGCCAAGGTGGAGGCGGCGATCGCGCCTCTCCGCGAGGCCTGA
- a CDS encoding VOC family protein, producing MAKNTICIWYDKDAEEAANFYAATFPDSSVDAVIPAPSDYPSGKAGDVIVVEFTVAGIPCIGLNGGPTFKHSEAFSFQIMTEDQEETDRYWNAIVGNGGQESECGWCKDKWGISWQITPRVLTEALAAGGAEAKRAFDAMMTMQKIDVAKIEAARRGEAA from the coding sequence ATGGCCAAGAACACGATCTGCATCTGGTACGACAAGGACGCCGAGGAGGCGGCCAACTTCTATGCAGCGACCTTTCCCGACAGCAGCGTGGATGCCGTGATACCGGCGCCCTCCGACTATCCTTCGGGCAAGGCCGGAGACGTCATCGTCGTGGAGTTCACGGTCGCGGGTATTCCCTGCATCGGGCTGAACGGCGGCCCGACCTTCAAGCACAGCGAAGCCTTCTCCTTCCAGATCATGACGGAAGACCAGGAGGAGACCGACCGCTACTGGAACGCCATCGTCGGCAATGGCGGGCAGGAGAGCGAATGCGGCTGGTGCAAGGACAAGTGGGGCATCTCCTGGCAGATTACGCCGCGCGTGCTGACCGAGGCGCTCGCCGCCGGCGGCGCCGAGGCCAAGCGCGCCTTCGACGCCATGATGACCATGCAGAAGATCGACGTTGCGAAGATCGAAGCGGCGCGCAGGGGGGAGGCGGCATGA
- a CDS encoding DUF4287 domain-containing protein: MTEGPKGPASYFPSIEKTHGRPIAEWQEVVRKHYPAGHMQLVTILKNEHGMGHGHANAIVAQTLAEDRPKA, translated from the coding sequence ATGACGGAGGGACCCAAGGGCCCCGCCTCCTACTTCCCGTCGATCGAGAAGACGCATGGCCGGCCGATCGCCGAGTGGCAGGAGGTGGTGCGCAAGCACTATCCGGCGGGGCACATGCAACTCGTCACCATCCTGAAGAACGAGCACGGCATGGGACACGGCCATGCAAACGCCATCGTCGCCCAGACGCTGGCGGAGGACAGGCCGAAGGCTTGA